Proteins found in one Xyrauchen texanus isolate HMW12.3.18 chromosome 30, RBS_HiC_50CHRs, whole genome shotgun sequence genomic segment:
- the LOC127624195 gene encoding adhesion G-protein coupled receptor G6-like isoform X5: protein MVSFISSRWWRWKCLKILPVTLLLMCLPTSVAPSCQSSISCNVVLTDSHGSFTSPCYPSEYPSSQACEWTIQAPAGFIVQITFLDFELEEAHGCIYDRIVVSTGASDVKFCGLTANGLTLNSTGNVMVVSFNSDFSVQKKGFHISYKQVAVVLRNQKVTMPKTSKNTVRLSNSVTFPALTAFTVCFEIARTATKSTETIFTYTDAAGTSVLAFEKTARGMEMFIGSSSCSVNNLITSSDITSSMMPICLTWTKSSGLVAVYFGGNYHTNTCSATKIYTLQSGGLFQLGGQGSSEVSVDNQNLDGFIYNFRLWDHAMAVAELSALTCDKKGNVIDWDHSFWTIPGSYTETDSTLSCSTVIPTLAPGTPGCTSPGLGCPATLTVTTASTATTNTISTNAATHEGIFYKISLGVNDVQANTQESDVEMMIAQWLNQTFQNWIYRVYVDNVKFGPKTVLSRATSIRYTCMALLVYKNTSDAVLTVAEIENRLRSAPAIGNDLILDSVMVKSMENCQSEKVPFHYRWPESRPTVTQYVPCFPYKEQNASRTCMISPDNYTSIWASPDLRNCTDIEDIPVSQENAIEVAVQLADISNNELSTEEVTKVVSKVKELVNVAKINATLANTVVSIISNVMISSEDAQLAASKIALKTVDELVQKIEFDGPSVAITSKYLALGISALNTSNFNGTTFSAYIDINSTDPQINFDSEAQNALAVVTLPPTLLHNLSNTQMKRASRINFIFFSKTGLFQHFGSFMDKQSNGRFLNSYVVASSVGNFSIKNLQDPVKIEIAHLEYQREPKPLCVFWDFNIQTGIGGWSSEGCVVSLESNSNRTVCLCNHLTHFGILMDISGAATQIDEKNNRVLTFISYIGCGISAVFSAATLLTYIAFEKLRRDYPSKILMNLSTSLLFLNMVFLLDGWLASYEMEGLCVTVAVFLHFFLLTSFTWMGLESIHMYIALVKVFNTYIRRYILKFCIVGWGVPAAIVGIVLAVGKNSYGKKYYGKSENGKSQSEFCWIHSPVVFYVTCVGYFSMIFLLNVAMFIVVMIQICGRNGKRSNRTLREEILRNLRSVVSLTFLLGMTWGFAFFAWGPVSLAFMYLFSIFNSLQGLFIFVFHCALKENVQKQWRRYLCCGKFRLADNSDWSKTATNNTKKVSSDNLGKSLSSSSFGSTTANWTSKAKATLNPFVRHSNAGKSFSNQCSPKCSPSDGEASSSILPVHQVLDKVKGFCSIRSDNFYKNIIMSDSFSHSTKF from the exons TAGCACCGAGCTGCCAGAGTAGCATCAGCTGCAATGTGGTGCTCACCGACTCCCATGGCTCTTTCACCTCCCCCTGCTACCCCTCTGAGTACCCATCCAGTCAAGCCTGCGAGTGGACCATACAGGCCCCAGCTGGCTTTATAGTTCAAATCACCTTCCTAGATTTTGAGCTTGAGGAAGCGCACGGCTGCATCTATGACCGCATCGTCGTCAGCACTGGTGCAAGTGATGTCAAATTTTGTGGCTTAACAGCCAATGGACTAACACTCAActccactggaaatgtgatggtGGTTTCCTTTAATTCAGACTTTAGTGTTCAAAAGAAAGGTTTCCATATAAGTTACAAGCAAG TGGCAGTGGTACTGAGGAACCAGAAGGTCACTATGCCAAAGACCAGCAAGAATACAGTGAGATTGAGCAATTCAGTCACATTCCCTGCACTTACTGCATTCACAGTGTGCTTTGAGATTGCCCGCACTGCCACAAAGAGCACAGAGACCATCTTTACCTACACTGATGCAGCTGGGACATCTGTTTTGGCATTTGAGAAGACAGCAAGAGGTATGGAGATGTTCATAGGCAGTTCCTCCTGCTCTGTAAATAACCTTATCACCAGCTCAGATATCACCTCCAGCATGATGCCAATCTGCCTCACCTGGACCAAGTCCTCTGGGCTTGTGGCAGTATACTTTGGAGGCAACTATCACACCAACACCTGTTCGGCCACTAAGATTTACACCCTGCAGAGTGGAGGACTCTTCCAGCTTGGAGGACAAGGATCTAGTGAGGTCAGTGTTGACAATCAGAACTTGGATGGCTTCATTTACAATTTCCGATTGTGGGATCACGCCATGGCCGTTGCTGAGCTCTCTGCCCTCACCTGTGATAAAAAGGGTAACGTCATTGACTGGGATCATAGCTTCTGGACCATCCCAGGCTCTTACACAGAGACTGACAGCACACTCAGCTGCA GCACTGTCATACCAACGCTTGCCCCAGGAACACCAGGTTGTACTTCCCCTGGACTGGGCTGCCCAG CCACATTAACAGTTACCACCGCATCCACTGCCACCACTAACACGATTTCTACTAATGCAGCAACCCACG AGGGCATTTTCTACAAGATTTCCTTAGGGGTAAATGATGTACAAGCAAACACCCAAGAAAGTGATGTTGAGATGATGATAGCTCAATgg CTCAATCAAACCTTTCAGAACTGGATCTACAGAGTTTATGTTGATAATGTCAA GTTTGGACCTAAAACTGTTCTTTCAAGGGCCACGTCTATCCG ATATACCTGCATGGCCTTGCTTGTGTATAAGAATACCAGTGATGCAGTTCTAACAGTGGCAGAGATTGAAAACAGGCTGAGAAGTGCCCCTGCCATAGGAAATGACTTGATATTGGACAGCGTGATGGTGAAATCAATGG AAAACTGCCAGTCAGAGAAGGTTCCATTTCACTACAGATGGCCAGAGAGCAGACCGACAGTCACACAGTATGTCCCCTGTTTCCCTTACAAAGAGCAGAATGCATCCAGGACATG CATGATTAGCCCAGATAATTATACATCAATCTGGGCTTCTCCAGATCTCAGAAACTGCACTGATATAGAGGACATTCCAGTTTCACAAG AGAATGCAATAGAAGTGGCTGTGCAGCTTGCTGATATCAGCAATAATGAGCTCTCTACGGAAGAGGTGACAAAGGTTGTCTCCAAGGTGAAGGAGCTGGTGAATGTAGCCAAAATTAATGCCACTCTAGCCAACACTGTGGTCAGTATAATCTCCAACGTTATGATCAGCTCAGAGGATGCTCAACTGGCTGCCTCCAAGAT AGCACTCAAAACAGTGGATGAACTGGTGCAGAAGATTGAGTTTGATGGACCCTCTGTGGCCATCACATCCAAATACCTGGCTCTGGGAATCTCTGCCCTCAACACAAGCAATTTCAATGGGACCACTTTTAGTGCATATATAGACATCAACTCGACAGACCCTCAG ATTAATTTTGATTCAGAGGCCCAGAACGCTTTGGCTGTGGTCACACTGCCTCCCACACTTTTACACAATCTGAGTAATACACAAATGAAAAGAGCATCCAGAATAAACTTCATATTCTTCAGCAAGACTGGACTCTTTCAG CACTTTGGATCATTCATG GATAAACAAAGTAATGGCCGGTTCTTGAACAGCTATGTGGTGGCTAGTAGTGTGGGCAACTTCAGCATTAAAAACTTGCAGGATCCAGTCAAGATAGAGATTGCCCATTTGGAGTACCAG AGAGAACCAAAACCTCTTTGTGTGTTTTgggattttaacatccaaa CTGGCATAGGGGGCTGGAGCAGTGAAGGCTGTGTGGTCAGTCTCGAGTCCAACAGCAACAGGACCGTCTGCTTGTGTAACCACCTCACACACTTTGGCATCCTAATG GACATCTCTGGAGCTGCTACACAGATTGATGAGAAGAACAACAGGGTTCTCACCTTCATTTCCTACATCGGCTGTGGCATCTCAGCCGTTTTTTCAGCAGCAACGCTGCTCACGTACATCGCTTTTGA GAAGCTGCGGCGAGACTATCCCTCCAAGATCCTGATGAATCTCAGCACTTCATTGCTCTTCCTCAACATGGTGTTTCTCCTGGATGGATGGTTGGCCTCATATGAAATGGAGGGACTGTGTGTGACAGTGGCTGTCTTTCTGCACTTTTTCCTTCTCACATCCTTCACCTGGATGGGCTTAGAATCCATCCACATGTACATTGCCTTGGTCAAGGTCTTCAACACCTACATACGGCGATATATACTCAAGTTCTGCATTGTAGGGTGGG GTGTTCCGGCTGCAATTGTTGGCATTGTGTTGGCAGTGGGCAAAAATTCCTATGGAAAGAAGTACTATGGAAAAAGCGAGAATGGAAAGAGCCAATCAGAATT CTGTTGGATTCATAGTCCGGTGGTATTCTACGTAACATGCGTGGGCTACTTTTCCATGATCTTCCTACTGAATGTTGCCATGTTCATCGTGGTCATGATCCAGATCTGCGGGCGTAATGGCAAGCGCAGCAACAGGACACTGCGAGAGGAGATATTGCGTAACCTGCGCAGCGTGGTCAGCCTGACATTCTTGCTGGGCATGACCTGGGGCTTTGCGTTTTTCGCCTGGGGCCCAGTCAGCCTGGCCTTCATGTATCTCTTCTCCATTTTCAACTCATTGCAGG GGTTATTCATATTTGTGTTTCACTGTGCTCTGAAAGAAAATGTACAGAAACAATGGAGGAGATACTTGTGCTGTGGAAAGTTCCGCTTGGCAGACAATTCAG actGGAGCAAGACTGCTACTAATAATACAAAGAAAGTGAGTTCTGATAACCTGGGCAAGTCCCTGTCATCCAGCTCCTTTGGCTCCACTACAGCCAACTGGACATCTAAAGCCAAAGCCACACTAAACCCCTTTGTCAGGCACAGTAATGCAG GTAAAAGTttctccaatcagtgcagtcctAAATGCAGCCCATCCGATGGAGAGGCCTCCTCATCCATCCTCCCCGTGCACCAGGTCCTGGACAAGGTGAAGGGCTTCTGCTCCATACGCTCTGACAACTTCTACAAAAACATCATCATGTCAGACAGCTTTAGCCACAGCACTAAATTCTAA
- the LOC127624195 gene encoding adhesion G-protein coupled receptor G6-like isoform X8 has protein sequence MVSFISSRWWRWKCLKILPVTLLLMCLPTSVAPSCQSSISCNVVLTDSHGSFTSPCYPSEYPSSQACEWTIQAPAGFIVQITFLDFELEEAHGCIYDRIVVSTGASDVKFCGLTANGLTLNSTGNVMVVSFNSDFSVQKKGFHISYKQVAVVLRNQKVTMPKTSKNTVRLSNSVTFPALTAFTVCFEIARTATKSTETIFTYTDAAGTSVLAFEKTARGMEMFIGSSSCSVNNLITSSDITSSMMPICLTWTKSSGLVAVYFGGNYHTNTCSATKIYTLQSGGLFQLGGQGSSEVSVDNQNLDGFIYNFRLWDHAMAVAELSALTCDKKGNVIDWDHSFWTIPGSYTETDSTLSCSTVIPTLAPGTPGCTSPGLGCPEGIFYKISLGVNDVQANTQESDVEMMIAQWLNQTFQNWIYRVYVDNVKFGPKTVLSRATSIRYTCMALLVYKNTSDAVLTVAEIENRLRSAPAIGNDLILDSVMVKSMENCQSEKVPFHYRWPESRPTVTQYVPCFPYKEQNASRTCMISPDNYTSIWASPDLRNCTDIEDIPVSQENAIEVAVQLADISNNELSTEEVTKVVSKVKELVNVAKINATLANTVVSIISNVMISSEDAQLAASKIALKTVDELVQKIEFDGPSVAITSKYLALGISALNTSNFNGTTFSAYIDINSTDPQINFDSEAQNALAVVTLPPTLLHNLSNTQMKRASRINFIFFSKTGLFQHFGSFMDKQSNGRFLNSYVVASSVGNFSIKNLQDPVKIEIAHLEYQREPKPLCVFWDFNIQTGIGGWSSEGCVVSLESNSNRTVCLCNHLTHFGILMDISGAATQIDEKNNRVLTFISYIGCGISAVFSAATLLTYIAFEKLRRDYPSKILMNLSTSLLFLNMVFLLDGWLASYEMEGLCVTVAVFLHFFLLTSFTWMGLESIHMYIALVKVFNTYIRRYILKFCIVGWGVPAAIVGIVLAVGKNSYGKKYYGKSENGKSQSEFCWIHSPVVFYVTCVGYFSMIFLLNVAMFIVVMIQICGRNGKRSNRTLREEILRNLRSVVSLTFLLGMTWGFAFFAWGPVSLAFMYLFSIFNSLQGLFIFVFHCALKENVQKQWRRYLCCGKFRLADNSDWSKTATNNTKKVSSDNLGKSLSSSSFGSTTANWTSKAKATLNPFVRHSNAGKSFSNQCSPKCSPSDGEASSSILPVHQVLDKVKGFCSIRSDNFYKNIIMSDSFSHSTKF, from the exons TAGCACCGAGCTGCCAGAGTAGCATCAGCTGCAATGTGGTGCTCACCGACTCCCATGGCTCTTTCACCTCCCCCTGCTACCCCTCTGAGTACCCATCCAGTCAAGCCTGCGAGTGGACCATACAGGCCCCAGCTGGCTTTATAGTTCAAATCACCTTCCTAGATTTTGAGCTTGAGGAAGCGCACGGCTGCATCTATGACCGCATCGTCGTCAGCACTGGTGCAAGTGATGTCAAATTTTGTGGCTTAACAGCCAATGGACTAACACTCAActccactggaaatgtgatggtGGTTTCCTTTAATTCAGACTTTAGTGTTCAAAAGAAAGGTTTCCATATAAGTTACAAGCAAG TGGCAGTGGTACTGAGGAACCAGAAGGTCACTATGCCAAAGACCAGCAAGAATACAGTGAGATTGAGCAATTCAGTCACATTCCCTGCACTTACTGCATTCACAGTGTGCTTTGAGATTGCCCGCACTGCCACAAAGAGCACAGAGACCATCTTTACCTACACTGATGCAGCTGGGACATCTGTTTTGGCATTTGAGAAGACAGCAAGAGGTATGGAGATGTTCATAGGCAGTTCCTCCTGCTCTGTAAATAACCTTATCACCAGCTCAGATATCACCTCCAGCATGATGCCAATCTGCCTCACCTGGACCAAGTCCTCTGGGCTTGTGGCAGTATACTTTGGAGGCAACTATCACACCAACACCTGTTCGGCCACTAAGATTTACACCCTGCAGAGTGGAGGACTCTTCCAGCTTGGAGGACAAGGATCTAGTGAGGTCAGTGTTGACAATCAGAACTTGGATGGCTTCATTTACAATTTCCGATTGTGGGATCACGCCATGGCCGTTGCTGAGCTCTCTGCCCTCACCTGTGATAAAAAGGGTAACGTCATTGACTGGGATCATAGCTTCTGGACCATCCCAGGCTCTTACACAGAGACTGACAGCACACTCAGCTGCA GCACTGTCATACCAACGCTTGCCCCAGGAACACCAGGTTGTACTTCCCCTGGACTGGGCTGCCCAG AGGGCATTTTCTACAAGATTTCCTTAGGGGTAAATGATGTACAAGCAAACACCCAAGAAAGTGATGTTGAGATGATGATAGCTCAATgg CTCAATCAAACCTTTCAGAACTGGATCTACAGAGTTTATGTTGATAATGTCAA GTTTGGACCTAAAACTGTTCTTTCAAGGGCCACGTCTATCCG ATATACCTGCATGGCCTTGCTTGTGTATAAGAATACCAGTGATGCAGTTCTAACAGTGGCAGAGATTGAAAACAGGCTGAGAAGTGCCCCTGCCATAGGAAATGACTTGATATTGGACAGCGTGATGGTGAAATCAATGG AAAACTGCCAGTCAGAGAAGGTTCCATTTCACTACAGATGGCCAGAGAGCAGACCGACAGTCACACAGTATGTCCCCTGTTTCCCTTACAAAGAGCAGAATGCATCCAGGACATG CATGATTAGCCCAGATAATTATACATCAATCTGGGCTTCTCCAGATCTCAGAAACTGCACTGATATAGAGGACATTCCAGTTTCACAAG AGAATGCAATAGAAGTGGCTGTGCAGCTTGCTGATATCAGCAATAATGAGCTCTCTACGGAAGAGGTGACAAAGGTTGTCTCCAAGGTGAAGGAGCTGGTGAATGTAGCCAAAATTAATGCCACTCTAGCCAACACTGTGGTCAGTATAATCTCCAACGTTATGATCAGCTCAGAGGATGCTCAACTGGCTGCCTCCAAGAT AGCACTCAAAACAGTGGATGAACTGGTGCAGAAGATTGAGTTTGATGGACCCTCTGTGGCCATCACATCCAAATACCTGGCTCTGGGAATCTCTGCCCTCAACACAAGCAATTTCAATGGGACCACTTTTAGTGCATATATAGACATCAACTCGACAGACCCTCAG ATTAATTTTGATTCAGAGGCCCAGAACGCTTTGGCTGTGGTCACACTGCCTCCCACACTTTTACACAATCTGAGTAATACACAAATGAAAAGAGCATCCAGAATAAACTTCATATTCTTCAGCAAGACTGGACTCTTTCAG CACTTTGGATCATTCATG GATAAACAAAGTAATGGCCGGTTCTTGAACAGCTATGTGGTGGCTAGTAGTGTGGGCAACTTCAGCATTAAAAACTTGCAGGATCCAGTCAAGATAGAGATTGCCCATTTGGAGTACCAG AGAGAACCAAAACCTCTTTGTGTGTTTTgggattttaacatccaaa CTGGCATAGGGGGCTGGAGCAGTGAAGGCTGTGTGGTCAGTCTCGAGTCCAACAGCAACAGGACCGTCTGCTTGTGTAACCACCTCACACACTTTGGCATCCTAATG GACATCTCTGGAGCTGCTACACAGATTGATGAGAAGAACAACAGGGTTCTCACCTTCATTTCCTACATCGGCTGTGGCATCTCAGCCGTTTTTTCAGCAGCAACGCTGCTCACGTACATCGCTTTTGA GAAGCTGCGGCGAGACTATCCCTCCAAGATCCTGATGAATCTCAGCACTTCATTGCTCTTCCTCAACATGGTGTTTCTCCTGGATGGATGGTTGGCCTCATATGAAATGGAGGGACTGTGTGTGACAGTGGCTGTCTTTCTGCACTTTTTCCTTCTCACATCCTTCACCTGGATGGGCTTAGAATCCATCCACATGTACATTGCCTTGGTCAAGGTCTTCAACACCTACATACGGCGATATATACTCAAGTTCTGCATTGTAGGGTGGG GTGTTCCGGCTGCAATTGTTGGCATTGTGTTGGCAGTGGGCAAAAATTCCTATGGAAAGAAGTACTATGGAAAAAGCGAGAATGGAAAGAGCCAATCAGAATT CTGTTGGATTCATAGTCCGGTGGTATTCTACGTAACATGCGTGGGCTACTTTTCCATGATCTTCCTACTGAATGTTGCCATGTTCATCGTGGTCATGATCCAGATCTGCGGGCGTAATGGCAAGCGCAGCAACAGGACACTGCGAGAGGAGATATTGCGTAACCTGCGCAGCGTGGTCAGCCTGACATTCTTGCTGGGCATGACCTGGGGCTTTGCGTTTTTCGCCTGGGGCCCAGTCAGCCTGGCCTTCATGTATCTCTTCTCCATTTTCAACTCATTGCAGG GGTTATTCATATTTGTGTTTCACTGTGCTCTGAAAGAAAATGTACAGAAACAATGGAGGAGATACTTGTGCTGTGGAAAGTTCCGCTTGGCAGACAATTCAG actGGAGCAAGACTGCTACTAATAATACAAAGAAAGTGAGTTCTGATAACCTGGGCAAGTCCCTGTCATCCAGCTCCTTTGGCTCCACTACAGCCAACTGGACATCTAAAGCCAAAGCCACACTAAACCCCTTTGTCAGGCACAGTAATGCAG GTAAAAGTttctccaatcagtgcagtcctAAATGCAGCCCATCCGATGGAGAGGCCTCCTCATCCATCCTCCCCGTGCACCAGGTCCTGGACAAGGTGAAGGGCTTCTGCTCCATACGCTCTGACAACTTCTACAAAAACATCATCATGTCAGACAGCTTTAGCCACAGCACTAAATTCTAA
- the LOC127624195 gene encoding adhesion G-protein coupled receptor G6-like isoform X11, with the protein MVSFISSRWWRWKCLKILPVTLLLMCLPTSVAPSCQSSISCNVVLTDSHGSFTSPCYPSEYPSSQACEWTIQAPAGFIVQITFLDFELEEAHGCIYDRIVVSTGASDVKFCGLTANGLTLNSTGNVMVVSFNSDFSVQKKGFHISYKQVAVVLRNQKVTMPKTSKNTVRLSNSVTFPALTAFTVCFEIARTATKSTETIFTYTDAAGTSVLAFEKTARGMEMFIGSSSCSVNNLITSSDITSSMMPICLTWTKSSGLVAVYFGGNYHTNTCSATKIYTLQSGGLFQLGGQGSSEVSVDNQNLDGFIYNFRLWDHAMAVAELSALTCDKKGNVIDWDHSFWTIPGSYTETDSTLSCSTVIPTLAPGTPGCTSPGLGCPATLTVTTASTATTNTISTNAATHEGIFYKISLGVNDVQANTQESDVEMMIAQWLNQTFQNWIYRVYVDNVKFGPKTVLSRATSIRYTCMALLVYKNTSDAVLTVAEIENRLRSAPAIGNDLILDSVMVKSMENCQSEKVPFHYRWPESRPTVTQYVPCFPYKEQNASRTCMISPDNYTSIWASPDLRNCTDIEDIPVSQENAIEVAVQLADISNNELSTEEVTKVVSKVKELVNVAKINATLANTVVSIISNVMISSEDAQLAASKIALKTVDELVQKIEFDGPSVAITSKYLALGISALNTSNFNGTTFSAYIDINSTDPQINFDSEAQNALAVVTLPPTLLHNLSNTQMKRASRINFIFFSKTGLFQDKQSNGRFLNSYVVASSVGNFSIKNLQDPVKIEIAHLEYQREPKPLCVFWDFNIQTGIGGWSSEGCVVSLESNSNRTVCLCNHLTHFGILMDISGAATQIDEKNNRVLTFISYIGCGISAVFSAATLLTYIAFEKLRRDYPSKILMNLSTSLLFLNMVFLLDGWLASYEMEGLCVTVAVFLHFFLLTSFTWMGLESIHMYIALVKVFNTYIRRYILKFCIVGWGVPAAIVGIVLAVGKNSYGKKYYGKSENGKSQSEFCWIHSPVVFYVTCVGYFSMIFLLNVAMFIVVMIQICGRNGKRSNRTLREEILRNLRSVVSLTFLLGMTWGFAFFAWGPVSLAFMYLFSIFNSLQGLFIFVFHCALKENVQKQWRRYLCCGKFRLADNSDWSKTATNNTKKVSSDNLGKSLSSSSFGSTTANWTSKAKATLNPFVRHSNAGKSFSNQCSPKCSPSDGEASSSILPVHQVLDKVKGFCSIRSDNFYKNIIMSDSFSHSTKF; encoded by the exons TAGCACCGAGCTGCCAGAGTAGCATCAGCTGCAATGTGGTGCTCACCGACTCCCATGGCTCTTTCACCTCCCCCTGCTACCCCTCTGAGTACCCATCCAGTCAAGCCTGCGAGTGGACCATACAGGCCCCAGCTGGCTTTATAGTTCAAATCACCTTCCTAGATTTTGAGCTTGAGGAAGCGCACGGCTGCATCTATGACCGCATCGTCGTCAGCACTGGTGCAAGTGATGTCAAATTTTGTGGCTTAACAGCCAATGGACTAACACTCAActccactggaaatgtgatggtGGTTTCCTTTAATTCAGACTTTAGTGTTCAAAAGAAAGGTTTCCATATAAGTTACAAGCAAG TGGCAGTGGTACTGAGGAACCAGAAGGTCACTATGCCAAAGACCAGCAAGAATACAGTGAGATTGAGCAATTCAGTCACATTCCCTGCACTTACTGCATTCACAGTGTGCTTTGAGATTGCCCGCACTGCCACAAAGAGCACAGAGACCATCTTTACCTACACTGATGCAGCTGGGACATCTGTTTTGGCATTTGAGAAGACAGCAAGAGGTATGGAGATGTTCATAGGCAGTTCCTCCTGCTCTGTAAATAACCTTATCACCAGCTCAGATATCACCTCCAGCATGATGCCAATCTGCCTCACCTGGACCAAGTCCTCTGGGCTTGTGGCAGTATACTTTGGAGGCAACTATCACACCAACACCTGTTCGGCCACTAAGATTTACACCCTGCAGAGTGGAGGACTCTTCCAGCTTGGAGGACAAGGATCTAGTGAGGTCAGTGTTGACAATCAGAACTTGGATGGCTTCATTTACAATTTCCGATTGTGGGATCACGCCATGGCCGTTGCTGAGCTCTCTGCCCTCACCTGTGATAAAAAGGGTAACGTCATTGACTGGGATCATAGCTTCTGGACCATCCCAGGCTCTTACACAGAGACTGACAGCACACTCAGCTGCA GCACTGTCATACCAACGCTTGCCCCAGGAACACCAGGTTGTACTTCCCCTGGACTGGGCTGCCCAG CCACATTAACAGTTACCACCGCATCCACTGCCACCACTAACACGATTTCTACTAATGCAGCAACCCACG AGGGCATTTTCTACAAGATTTCCTTAGGGGTAAATGATGTACAAGCAAACACCCAAGAAAGTGATGTTGAGATGATGATAGCTCAATgg CTCAATCAAACCTTTCAGAACTGGATCTACAGAGTTTATGTTGATAATGTCAA GTTTGGACCTAAAACTGTTCTTTCAAGGGCCACGTCTATCCG ATATACCTGCATGGCCTTGCTTGTGTATAAGAATACCAGTGATGCAGTTCTAACAGTGGCAGAGATTGAAAACAGGCTGAGAAGTGCCCCTGCCATAGGAAATGACTTGATATTGGACAGCGTGATGGTGAAATCAATGG AAAACTGCCAGTCAGAGAAGGTTCCATTTCACTACAGATGGCCAGAGAGCAGACCGACAGTCACACAGTATGTCCCCTGTTTCCCTTACAAAGAGCAGAATGCATCCAGGACATG CATGATTAGCCCAGATAATTATACATCAATCTGGGCTTCTCCAGATCTCAGAAACTGCACTGATATAGAGGACATTCCAGTTTCACAAG AGAATGCAATAGAAGTGGCTGTGCAGCTTGCTGATATCAGCAATAATGAGCTCTCTACGGAAGAGGTGACAAAGGTTGTCTCCAAGGTGAAGGAGCTGGTGAATGTAGCCAAAATTAATGCCACTCTAGCCAACACTGTGGTCAGTATAATCTCCAACGTTATGATCAGCTCAGAGGATGCTCAACTGGCTGCCTCCAAGAT AGCACTCAAAACAGTGGATGAACTGGTGCAGAAGATTGAGTTTGATGGACCCTCTGTGGCCATCACATCCAAATACCTGGCTCTGGGAATCTCTGCCCTCAACACAAGCAATTTCAATGGGACCACTTTTAGTGCATATATAGACATCAACTCGACAGACCCTCAG ATTAATTTTGATTCAGAGGCCCAGAACGCTTTGGCTGTGGTCACACTGCCTCCCACACTTTTACACAATCTGAGTAATACACAAATGAAAAGAGCATCCAGAATAAACTTCATATTCTTCAGCAAGACTGGACTCTTTCAG GATAAACAAAGTAATGGCCGGTTCTTGAACAGCTATGTGGTGGCTAGTAGTGTGGGCAACTTCAGCATTAAAAACTTGCAGGATCCAGTCAAGATAGAGATTGCCCATTTGGAGTACCAG AGAGAACCAAAACCTCTTTGTGTGTTTTgggattttaacatccaaa CTGGCATAGGGGGCTGGAGCAGTGAAGGCTGTGTGGTCAGTCTCGAGTCCAACAGCAACAGGACCGTCTGCTTGTGTAACCACCTCACACACTTTGGCATCCTAATG GACATCTCTGGAGCTGCTACACAGATTGATGAGAAGAACAACAGGGTTCTCACCTTCATTTCCTACATCGGCTGTGGCATCTCAGCCGTTTTTTCAGCAGCAACGCTGCTCACGTACATCGCTTTTGA GAAGCTGCGGCGAGACTATCCCTCCAAGATCCTGATGAATCTCAGCACTTCATTGCTCTTCCTCAACATGGTGTTTCTCCTGGATGGATGGTTGGCCTCATATGAAATGGAGGGACTGTGTGTGACAGTGGCTGTCTTTCTGCACTTTTTCCTTCTCACATCCTTCACCTGGATGGGCTTAGAATCCATCCACATGTACATTGCCTTGGTCAAGGTCTTCAACACCTACATACGGCGATATATACTCAAGTTCTGCATTGTAGGGTGGG GTGTTCCGGCTGCAATTGTTGGCATTGTGTTGGCAGTGGGCAAAAATTCCTATGGAAAGAAGTACTATGGAAAAAGCGAGAATGGAAAGAGCCAATCAGAATT CTGTTGGATTCATAGTCCGGTGGTATTCTACGTAACATGCGTGGGCTACTTTTCCATGATCTTCCTACTGAATGTTGCCATGTTCATCGTGGTCATGATCCAGATCTGCGGGCGTAATGGCAAGCGCAGCAACAGGACACTGCGAGAGGAGATATTGCGTAACCTGCGCAGCGTGGTCAGCCTGACATTCTTGCTGGGCATGACCTGGGGCTTTGCGTTTTTCGCCTGGGGCCCAGTCAGCCTGGCCTTCATGTATCTCTTCTCCATTTTCAACTCATTGCAGG GGTTATTCATATTTGTGTTTCACTGTGCTCTGAAAGAAAATGTACAGAAACAATGGAGGAGATACTTGTGCTGTGGAAAGTTCCGCTTGGCAGACAATTCAG actGGAGCAAGACTGCTACTAATAATACAAAGAAAGTGAGTTCTGATAACCTGGGCAAGTCCCTGTCATCCAGCTCCTTTGGCTCCACTACAGCCAACTGGACATCTAAAGCCAAAGCCACACTAAACCCCTTTGTCAGGCACAGTAATGCAG GTAAAAGTttctccaatcagtgcagtcctAAATGCAGCCCATCCGATGGAGAGGCCTCCTCATCCATCCTCCCCGTGCACCAGGTCCTGGACAAGGTGAAGGGCTTCTGCTCCATACGCTCTGACAACTTCTACAAAAACATCATCATGTCAGACAGCTTTAGCCACAGCACTAAATTCTAA